From Funiculus sociatus GB2-C1, the proteins below share one genomic window:
- a CDS encoding bifunctional pantoate--beta-alanine ligase/(d)CMP kinase — translation MRLFTTIAGLRCYLGLHRQGKNVGFVPTMGALHAGHISLIERARSHNDIVIVSIFVNPLQFGPSEDFQQYPRSLEQDRQLCQQARVDAIFAPSAEELYGWGTGDWGLEIGVARLPIPDSQSRISTTVLPPENMTSVLCGRFRPGHFQGVATVVTKLLNLVQPNNAYFGEKDAQQLAIIRRLVADLNWSIKIVGCPIVREASGLALSSRNQYLTLEQKQQASVLYRSLQQAKKAFQSGDRDRAILIDTVQQEIAIVPEVQIEYIELVHPTTLMRLEKVEEAGLLAIAARLGSTRLIDNVVLRDRQPIVAIDGPAGAGKSTVARQVAKSLGLLYLDTGAMYRALTWLVLESGIRVDDEPSIAELASRSQIQLSTGDDPQITTRVWINDHDVTFAIRSLEVTAMVSAIAAQPYVRQELVKQQQRWGLKGGIVAEGRDIATHVFPDAELKIFLTASVHERAQRRQQDLKNQQQPNVSLVQLEQDIQERDTRDSTRVVAPLQKAADAILIETDGLGIAEVTARIVSLYHQKLSVSR, via the coding sequence CGCGGGGCATATTAGCTTAATCGAACGTGCGCGATCGCACAATGATATCGTCATAGTCAGCATCTTCGTCAATCCACTACAATTTGGACCTAGTGAGGATTTTCAGCAATATCCTCGTTCTTTGGAGCAGGATCGGCAATTGTGCCAACAGGCTAGGGTAGATGCGATTTTTGCCCCTTCTGCTGAAGAATTGTATGGATGGGGGACTGGCGACTGGGGATTGGAGATTGGGGTAGCGCGCCTCCCAATTCCCGATTCCCAATCTCGAATCAGCACAACGGTGCTTCCACCAGAGAATATGACATCAGTTTTGTGCGGTCGCTTTCGTCCCGGACACTTTCAGGGAGTCGCAACTGTGGTGACAAAGTTGCTGAACCTGGTACAACCAAATAACGCTTATTTTGGAGAAAAAGATGCCCAGCAATTGGCGATTATTCGGCGATTGGTGGCGGATCTAAATTGGAGCATCAAGATTGTGGGTTGTCCAATAGTACGGGAAGCATCGGGATTGGCTCTCTCTTCCCGGAATCAGTATTTAACTTTAGAGCAGAAACAGCAAGCATCGGTGTTGTATCGCTCTTTACAACAAGCCAAGAAAGCATTTCAATCAGGCGATCGCGATCGCGCTATTCTCATAGACACAGTTCAACAGGAAATTGCTATCGTACCAGAGGTACAAATCGAGTATATTGAACTGGTTCACCCCACTACTCTCATGCGTTTGGAAAAAGTTGAAGAAGCGGGACTACTAGCGATCGCCGCCCGACTGGGATCGACCCGTTTAATTGATAATGTAGTATTACGCGATCGCCAGCCGATTGTGGCGATTGATGGCCCAGCCGGGGCGGGGAAATCGACTGTAGCCCGTCAGGTTGCTAAGTCTTTAGGATTGTTGTACTTAGATACCGGGGCGATGTATCGCGCTCTGACTTGGCTGGTTTTGGAATCGGGAATCAGGGTAGATGATGAACCAAGCATAGCCGAGTTAGCCAGCCGTTCTCAGATTCAGTTAAGCACGGGTGATGATCCCCAGATTACCACTCGTGTCTGGATTAACGATCACGATGTCACCTTTGCAATTCGCTCTTTGGAGGTGACAGCGATGGTGAGTGCGATCGCTGCCCAACCATACGTCCGTCAAGAACTGGTTAAACAACAGCAGCGCTGGGGTTTAAAGGGAGGCATCGTCGCTGAAGGTCGCGACATCGCCACCCACGTTTTCCCGGATGCCGAACTTAAAATCTTCTTAACCGCATCCGTTCACGAACGGGCGCAACGCCGTCAGCAAGACCTGAAAAACCAACAGCAGCCAAACGTAAGTTTAGTGCAGTTGGAGCAGGACATTCAAGAACGCGACACCCGCGACAGCACCCGCGTCGTGGCACCCTTGCAAAAGGCAGCAGACGCTATTTTGATCGAAACTGACGGTCTGGGCATTGCCGAAGTCACTGCTCGAATTGTCAGTTTATATCATCAAAAGCTGTCTGTGTCTAGATAA
- a CDS encoding polysaccharide deacetylase family protein encodes MAKYDRFSWREKTTLIAVVAAASSFLAGLMLPINRHENHPSILLSATEELGNRNKDKSGTDINALMAQRDEAFNKVFAQLQQEEKDRNLTFSVPKGFQGKVFQEVKLNTNQKVIALTFDDGPSPQGTLQVLEILKKNNIKATFFMIGRNVKNFPHVAKAVVAEGHAVANHTWSHSYHHVNETGAAREIDRTAAIIYEATGVKTALFRPPGGYLNNGLVAYARKKNYAVAMWSSDSMDYRRPSVPVFIKSALKGATSGGMVLMHDGGGNRTRTVQALPQLITEYQKRGYKFVTVPELMEMQDKEVKLAAGKK; translated from the coding sequence GTGGCAAAGTATGATCGATTTTCTTGGCGGGAAAAAACAACATTGATTGCTGTTGTTGCAGCCGCTAGTAGTTTTTTGGCTGGTCTCATGTTGCCGATTAATCGCCATGAGAATCATCCGTCGATTCTTTTATCTGCAACCGAAGAGTTGGGGAATCGGAATAAAGACAAAAGTGGCACTGATATAAACGCTTTGATGGCGCAGCGAGATGAGGCGTTTAACAAAGTATTCGCTCAATTGCAGCAGGAAGAAAAAGACAGAAATTTGACTTTTTCAGTCCCCAAAGGGTTTCAAGGGAAAGTATTTCAAGAAGTAAAACTAAACACTAACCAGAAAGTCATTGCCCTGACTTTTGATGACGGGCCTTCGCCTCAAGGGACGTTGCAGGTGCTGGAGATCCTGAAGAAAAACAACATTAAAGCAACATTCTTCATGATCGGGCGGAACGTGAAAAATTTTCCCCATGTGGCGAAAGCCGTAGTTGCTGAGGGACACGCCGTTGCTAATCATACCTGGAGCCACTCTTACCATCATGTAAACGAAACTGGGGCTGCCCGTGAAATTGACCGCACAGCGGCAATTATTTATGAAGCCACAGGTGTGAAGACAGCTCTGTTTCGTCCACCCGGTGGCTATCTGAACAATGGCTTGGTAGCTTACGCCCGTAAAAAAAATTACGCCGTGGCGATGTGGTCATCTGACTCTATGGACTATCGCCGTCCCTCGGTGCCAGTATTCATCAAGTCCGCGCTAAAGGGAGCCACATCAGGCGGTATGGTACTAATGCACGATGGAGGCGGCAATCGGACGCGTACGGTGCAAGCTTTACCGCAACTAATTACCGAATATCAAAAGCGCGGCTACAAGTTTGTGACTGTGCCAGAACTGATGGAAATGCAAGACAAAGAAGTTAAATTGGCAGCTGGTAAAAAATAA
- a CDS encoding glutamate synthase-related protein: MEHRVNDNQQQTTAVNATDTYPGQRWLVEERDACGVGFIANQKGTPTHELVAKALSALTCLEHRGGCSADGDSGDGAGLMTAIPWKLLGHWLATQGIEMPPTEKTGVGMVFLPKDAETRATAKEIVNKTLEEEGLTVLGWREVPVQPQVLGVQSRENQPHIEQLVCTSKNGSGDELERALFLARRRIDKNLEANSTLKWSDEFYICSFSNRTIIYKGMVRSAVLGDFYTDLTNPNYESVFAVYHRRFSTNTLPKWPLAQPMRLLGHNGEINTLLGNINSIMAREANLTHPIWGDRIQELKPLTNLDNSDSANLDNVLELLVRTGRSPLEALMIMVPEAYQNQPELANHPEIVDFYEFYNGLQEPWDGPALLVFSDGKKVGATLDRNGLRPARYCTTRDGLVVVASEAGVIDLPEAEILEKGRLGPGQMIAVDLETQEVQKNWEIKGRIAAVHPYGEWLASYRQNLPDVPFTEEKNLDSQSLLREQIAFGYTTEDVEMVIEEMASSGKEPTFCMGDDIPLAVLSSKPHLLYDYFKQRFAQVTNPPIDPLREGMVMSLSVSLGKRGNLLKVEPEYARLLKLESPVLNEAALEQISTSSFATEKFSTLFEIEKGPEGLEAAVRNLCQQAAAAVRAGKEILILSDRAGNSLSAEHSYIPPLLAVGAVHHHLIQEGLRAFASLIVDTAQCWSTHHFGCLIGYGASAVCPYLALETVRHWWSDTKTQNMMQRGKLKNITLEQAQKNYCKAVEAGLLKILSKMGISLLSSYRGAQIFEAIGIGGDLLALGFKGTASRLGGLSVRELAQEVISFHSAAFPEVPRKKLENYGFVQYRPGGEYHMNSPEVAKSLHQAVKNPQHDHYEVYQKHLAGRPVTALRDLLDLESDRASIPLEEVEPVESIVKRFATGGMSLGALSREAHETLAIAMNRIGGKSNSGEGGEDPVRYKVLDDVDEMGHSQVLPHLNGLRNGDTASSSIKQVASGRFGVTPEYLMSAKQIEIKIAQGAKPGEGGQLPGTKVSPYIAMLRRSKPGVTLISPPPHHDIYSIEDLAQLIFDMHQINPKAGVSVKLVAEVGIGTIAAGVAKANADVIQISGHDGGTGASPLSSIKHAGSPWELGLTEVHRVLMENELRSRVILRVDGGFKSGWDVIIAALMGGEEYGFGSIAMIAEGCIMARICHTNNCPVGVASQQENLRKRFPGMPEHVVNFFYFVAQEVRSLLARLGYRSLNEVIGRADLLKVRPTGLTKTTSLNLDCLTNLPDTRTNRDWLIHEPVHSNGPVLDDELLSDSEIKDAIANQSNVTKEVPVVNTDRTIGARIAGAIASEYGNTGWSGQITLNFSGSVGQSFGAFNLPGMTLNLEGEANDYVGKGMHGGEIVIKPPQEATYDPAQNVIVGNTCLYGATGGIMLANGQAGERFAVRNSKGMAVIEGAGDHCCEYMTGGVIVVLGRVGRNVGAGMTGGLGYFLDQDGSFTPKVNLEIVKIQRVKTPAGEQQLKELIELHAERTGSQKAKDILANWSEYLPQFWQVVPPSEADSPEANPEAATQKVLSSVQ; this comes from the coding sequence ATGGAGCATCGCGTGAATGACAATCAACAACAGACAACAGCAGTAAATGCGACAGATACCTATCCCGGTCAAAGGTGGTTGGTGGAAGAGCGGGATGCCTGCGGTGTCGGCTTCATTGCCAACCAAAAGGGAACGCCGACACATGAATTGGTAGCAAAGGCTTTATCCGCTCTGACTTGTCTAGAACATCGGGGTGGTTGCAGCGCTGACGGGGATTCTGGGGATGGAGCAGGTTTGATGACTGCTATTCCCTGGAAGCTGTTGGGTCACTGGTTGGCTACCCAAGGCATAGAAATGCCGCCGACTGAAAAGACAGGGGTGGGAATGGTCTTTTTACCCAAAGATGCTGAAACCAGAGCCACTGCTAAGGAAATTGTTAACAAAACCTTGGAAGAAGAAGGATTAACTGTACTGGGGTGGCGAGAAGTTCCAGTGCAGCCTCAAGTGCTGGGGGTACAGTCCAGAGAAAACCAGCCCCACATCGAGCAACTGGTATGTACTTCCAAAAATGGTTCTGGGGATGAGTTGGAACGCGCCCTGTTTTTGGCTCGTCGCCGCATAGATAAAAATCTGGAGGCTAACAGTACCCTTAAATGGTCAGACGAGTTTTACATTTGTTCGTTCTCTAATCGCACCATTATTTATAAGGGGATGGTGCGGTCGGCGGTGTTGGGGGACTTTTATACAGATTTAACTAATCCCAATTATGAAAGTGTTTTTGCTGTCTATCACCGACGCTTTAGCACCAACACGCTGCCTAAGTGGCCTCTAGCTCAGCCGATGCGTCTTTTGGGACACAACGGCGAAATTAATACGCTGTTGGGGAATATAAACTCGATAATGGCGCGAGAGGCAAATCTGACGCATCCAATTTGGGGCGATCGCATTCAGGAACTCAAGCCTTTAACCAATCTAGATAATAGTGACTCGGCAAACCTAGATAACGTGTTAGAGTTGCTGGTTCGTACTGGTCGCAGCCCTCTGGAAGCTTTAATGATTATGGTGCCAGAAGCGTACCAGAATCAGCCGGAATTGGCAAATCATCCGGAAATTGTGGACTTTTACGAATTCTACAACGGACTTCAAGAGCCTTGGGACGGCCCAGCGCTACTGGTATTCAGTGATGGCAAGAAAGTAGGTGCGACTCTCGACCGCAACGGGTTAAGGCCAGCGCGATATTGCACCACGCGCGATGGATTAGTTGTGGTAGCTTCGGAAGCTGGTGTGATCGATTTGCCAGAAGCAGAGATTCTGGAAAAAGGGCGACTGGGGCCGGGGCAAATGATTGCCGTTGACCTGGAAACTCAAGAAGTTCAGAAAAACTGGGAAATTAAGGGGCGCATCGCTGCTGTTCATCCTTATGGTGAGTGGCTGGCATCTTATCGGCAAAATCTCCCCGACGTACCTTTTACCGAAGAGAAAAATCTCGACTCTCAAAGCTTGCTGAGAGAACAAATTGCCTTTGGCTACACCACAGAAGATGTGGAAATGGTGATTGAGGAAATGGCATCTTCTGGGAAAGAACCTACCTTTTGTATGGGAGATGACATTCCCTTGGCGGTGCTGTCCTCCAAGCCGCACTTACTGTATGACTATTTCAAGCAGCGCTTCGCTCAGGTGACGAATCCGCCAATTGACCCGTTGCGAGAAGGGATGGTGATGTCCCTGTCGGTTTCTTTAGGGAAGCGGGGAAACCTGTTGAAGGTAGAACCAGAGTATGCGCGGTTACTGAAGTTAGAGTCTCCGGTTCTAAATGAAGCAGCGCTAGAGCAGATCAGCACTTCCTCTTTTGCCACAGAGAAGTTCTCGACGCTGTTTGAAATCGAAAAGGGGCCAGAAGGTTTAGAGGCGGCGGTTCGCAATTTGTGCCAGCAAGCGGCGGCGGCGGTGCGTGCGGGCAAAGAAATTCTGATTTTGAGCGATCGCGCCGGAAACTCTTTGAGCGCCGAACACAGCTACATTCCACCTCTGTTAGCTGTGGGAGCAGTACACCACCACCTGATCCAAGAAGGCCTGCGAGCCTTTGCATCTTTAATTGTCGATACCGCTCAATGCTGGAGTACGCACCACTTTGGCTGTCTCATTGGCTACGGGGCTTCCGCGGTATGTCCGTATTTGGCTCTAGAAACCGTGCGTCATTGGTGGAGCGATACCAAGACCCAAAATATGATGCAGCGGGGCAAACTCAAGAATATTACTCTTGAGCAGGCGCAAAAAAATTACTGCAAAGCCGTAGAAGCTGGATTGTTGAAAATCCTCTCGAAAATGGGGATTTCTCTGCTGTCTAGCTATCGCGGAGCGCAAATTTTTGAGGCGATTGGTATTGGCGGCGATCTCTTGGCTCTTGGCTTTAAGGGTACCGCATCGCGACTAGGCGGCCTTTCCGTGCGGGAACTGGCGCAGGAAGTGATTTCATTCCACTCGGCGGCTTTCCCAGAGGTACCACGCAAGAAGCTGGAAAACTATGGCTTTGTGCAGTACCGTCCGGGTGGCGAGTACCACATGAATAGTCCGGAAGTTGCCAAGTCGCTGCATCAAGCGGTGAAAAACCCGCAACATGACCACTACGAAGTTTATCAGAAGCATTTGGCAGGACGACCTGTAACAGCGCTGCGAGACTTGCTAGATTTGGAGAGCGATCGCGCCTCTATTCCTCTGGAAGAAGTAGAGCCTGTGGAGTCAATTGTCAAGCGATTTGCTACAGGTGGGATGAGCTTGGGAGCATTGTCGCGAGAAGCGCACGAAACGCTGGCGATCGCTATGAACCGCATCGGCGGCAAATCTAATTCCGGTGAAGGCGGCGAAGATCCAGTTCGTTACAAAGTTCTAGATGATGTGGATGAAATGGGCCATTCCCAAGTTCTGCCACACCTCAATGGGCTGCGGAATGGAGATACAGCTTCTTCTTCCATCAAGCAGGTGGCAAGCGGTCGCTTTGGCGTGACCCCAGAGTACCTGATGAGTGCCAAACAAATTGAAATCAAAATCGCCCAAGGTGCAAAGCCTGGGGAAGGTGGACAGCTACCAGGAACAAAGGTAAGCCCCTACATCGCGATGCTGCGCCGCTCTAAGCCAGGAGTGACGCTGATTTCACCACCGCCGCATCATGATATTTACTCGATTGAAGATTTGGCGCAGTTGATTTTTGACATGCACCAAATTAACCCGAAGGCAGGGGTATCGGTGAAGTTGGTGGCAGAAGTGGGTATTGGCACCATTGCCGCAGGTGTGGCAAAGGCAAATGCCGATGTTATCCAGATTTCGGGTCACGATGGCGGGACAGGCGCATCTCCCTTAAGTTCAATTAAACACGCGGGTTCCCCGTGGGAACTGGGATTAACCGAAGTGCATCGCGTCCTGATGGAGAATGAACTGCGATCGCGCGTAATTCTCCGAGTAGATGGCGGCTTCAAGAGCGGCTGGGACGTAATCATAGCAGCTTTGATGGGTGGAGAAGAGTACGGTTTCGGCTCCATCGCCATGATTGCCGAAGGTTGCATCATGGCGCGGATCTGCCACACCAATAACTGTCCCGTTGGTGTGGCTTCTCAGCAAGAAAACTTGCGGAAGCGCTTCCCAGGAATGCCAGAACACGTCGTTAACTTCTTCTACTTTGTAGCCCAAGAAGTGCGGAGTCTCTTGGCGCGGTTGGGATATCGTTCTCTAAACGAGGTGATTGGTCGCGCCGACTTGCTGAAAGTGCGCCCCACCGGATTAACTAAGACGACAAGCTTGAATCTGGATTGCCTTACCAATCTGCCAGATACGCGCACAAATCGCGATTGGCTGATTCATGAACCAGTACACAGCAACGGGCCAGTTTTAGATGACGAACTGCTGAGCGATTCGGAAATTAAAGATGCGATCGCTAACCAATCTAACGTCACCAAAGAAGTGCCTGTGGTGAACACAGACCGGACAATTGGGGCGCGAATTGCCGGCGCGATCGCCTCTGAATATGGCAACACAGGTTGGAGCGGTCAAATTACCCTCAACTTCTCCGGCAGTGTGGGTCAGAGTTTCGGTGCCTTTAACCTCCCCGGTATGACTCTCAACCTGGAAGGCGAGGCGAACGATTACGTAGGCAAGGGAATGCACGGTGGCGAAATTGTTATCAAGCCGCCTCAGGAGGCTACCTACGATCCAGCTCAGAACGTGATTGTCGGCAACACTTGTCTCTACGGTGCCACGGGCGGCATTATGTTAGCCAACGGTCAAGCCGGGGAGCGGTTTGCTGTCCGTAATTCTAAGGGAATGGCGGTGATTGAAGGCGCAGGCGACCACTGCTGTGAATACATGACAGGCGGCGTAATTGTCGTTCTGGGTAGAGTAGGGCGCAACGTGGGAGCCGGGATGACAGGGGGTTTAGGTTACTTCCTCGATCAGGATGGCAGCTTTACACCAAAAGTTAACCTGGAGATTGTCAAAATCCAACGGGTGAAAACGCCAGCTGGAGAACAGCAGCTCAAAGAGCTGATTGAACTTCACGCTGAAAGAACAGGTAGCCAGAAGGCAAAAGATATTCTTGCCAATTGGTCAGAATACTTGCCTCAGTTCTGGCAGGTTGTGCCTCCTAGTGAAGCAGATTCTCCAGAAGCTAATCCGGAAGCAGCAACCCAAAAGGTTCTCAGTTCGGTGCAGTAA